One Suricata suricatta isolate VVHF042 chromosome X, meerkat_22Aug2017_6uvM2_HiC, whole genome shotgun sequence genomic region harbors:
- the PDZD11 gene encoding PDZ domain-containing protein 11 isoform X1, protein MDSRIPYDDYPVVFLPAYENPPAWIPPHERVYHPDYNNELTQFLPRIVTLKKPPGAQLGFNIRGGKASQLGIFISKVIPDSDAHRAGLQEGDQVLAVNDVDFQDIEHSKAVEILKTAREISMRVRFFPYNYHRQKERTVH, encoded by the exons ATGGACAGCCGGATTCCTTATGATGACTACCCGGTGGTTTTCCTGCCTGCCTATGAGAATCCCCCAGCATGGATTCCTCCTCATGAG AGGGTATACCACCCAGACTACAACAATGAGTTGACCCAGTTTCTGCCCCGAATTGTCACACTGAAGAAGCCCCCCGGAGCTCAG TTGGGATTTAATATCCGAGGAGGAAAGGCCTCCCAGCTAGGCATCTTTATTTCCAAG GTTATTCCCGACTCTGATGCACATCGAGCAGGACTTCAGGAAGGGGACCAAGTCCTAGCTGTGAATGACGTGGATTTCCAAGATATTGAGCACAGCAAG GCTGTTGAGATCCTGAAGACAGCCCGCGAAATCAGCATGCGTGTCCGCTTCTTTCCCTACA aTTATCATCGCCAAAAAGAGAGGACTGTGCACTAG
- the PDZD11 gene encoding PDZ domain-containing protein 11 isoform X2 — MDSRIPYDDYPVVFLPAYENPPAWIPPHELGFNIRGGKASQLGIFISKVIPDSDAHRAGLQEGDQVLAVNDVDFQDIEHSKAVEILKTAREISMRVRFFPYNYHRQKERTVH; from the exons ATGGACAGCCGGATTCCTTATGATGACTACCCGGTGGTTTTCCTGCCTGCCTATGAGAATCCCCCAGCATGGATTCCTCCTCATGAG TTGGGATTTAATATCCGAGGAGGAAAGGCCTCCCAGCTAGGCATCTTTATTTCCAAG GTTATTCCCGACTCTGATGCACATCGAGCAGGACTTCAGGAAGGGGACCAAGTCCTAGCTGTGAATGACGTGGATTTCCAAGATATTGAGCACAGCAAG GCTGTTGAGATCCTGAAGACAGCCCGCGAAATCAGCATGCGTGTCCGCTTCTTTCCCTACA aTTATCATCGCCAAAAAGAGAGGACTGTGCACTAG